Genomic segment of Sodaliphilus pleomorphus:
CATGTGCGAATGCTCGATTTTCTATCTCATCGACCGCTTGACCTCGCTCTACACCATCCCCTTCCAGGGCGAGCCCCTGGCCGGGCTGCAGGTGATGGGCATGCTGGAAACCAGGTGCCTCGACTTCAAGAATCTCATCATGCTGTCGATGTCGGAACGCATCTTTCCCCGCAAGTACTTCTCGAGCAGCTTTATTCCGGTCAACATGCGCCGGCACTACCAAATGTCGACCATCGAGCATCAAGAGTCGATGACCGCCTATTACTTCTACCGGCTCATCAGCCGTGCCGAGAATGTGTATCTGCTCTACGACACCACCACCCAATCGCTCGGCTCGGGCGAGCACTCTCGATTTATCGACCAACTCGAGAAAATATATGGCGTGAAAATGCACTTCAGACAGCTCAACATGAAGATAAAGCCTGCAAGCAGCCTCGCAATAAGCATCGACAAGGACGAGGCAACTTGGAAGGCAATCGAGGCCTACAGGCAAGAGGCCTCGGGGCAATACCTGTCGGCAAGCAGCATCAAGGAATTGATAAGGTGTCCACTCAAGTTCTACTTTCATCACATCCAGAAGCTGAACGAAGACAACGACGACTCAGAGTTTATGGACGCCTCCACCTTTGGCAGCATTGTGCACGACACCCTGCAGCAATTGTACTACCCTGCCGAGTTGAATGGCACCGGCAAGCACAATATAGTGAACAAGGGCGCCATCGAAGGGTTTATCAAGAAAAGGCTCGAGAACTGTGTGGTGAGCAACACCAACAGCCTGTATCTGCACAAAAAGGAGGCCGAGCTCGACGACCCGCTCACTGGCGATGCCTTGATAGTAAAGGACGCCCTGATAATCTTTGTAAAAAAGGTGCTGACCCACGACCTGGACCTGCTCAAGAAGCACGAAACCGACTACTTTGAGATATATGAGTGCGAGCAGCAACACGAGCTCACGCTCAAGCTTCCAGGCGCAAAACAGCAATTCAACTTCATGTACCGCATCGACCGCGCCGACAAGATAGGCGGCAAGGGGCCGTTGAGAATAATCGACTACAAGACAGGCGGCGACGAGACAAAATTTTCATATACCGCCGACCTCGTCGACCCGACCAAAAGCAAACTGCAAGCCATCATGCAGCTGTTTCTGTATTGCAATGCCTATGCACAGGAGCACCCTGGCGAGAAGGAAATACAGCCTGTGATCTACAAGCTGAAGGACATGGACAAGTCGGGCATCTTCTATGGCACCAACGAGATTGCAGACTTCAAGGCAGAATATGCAGACGCGAGCCCTGAAAAGAAGAAGCACAACGTCAACGCTGAGTTTGTTGACGAAATCGACAGGGTCATGAGCAATTTCTTCGATCGAGAGGTCAAACTGAAGCAATGCGATGCCACCCAGCAGGCGCCCCCGTGCAGCTACTGCAAGTTTGTGGAATTTTGCCGGCGATAAGCCACAACGGGCATCGGTGTGAGGGCTATGCGCTTGATTTTGACTTGAAAAAAAGTCAAAAATATTGCTAACTCGAAAATAATGAGTATCTTTGCACTCGGTTTGGCGGGAACGAATCTGTCAAACGCAATTAACTAATTTTATTAACTATTTTAAATGAGCGAAGAATTAAAAAATTCTCCAATCGAGGATTTCGATTGGGAAGCCTTTGAAAAAGGCGACACTCAAGGCGAGAAATCTCGCGAAGAACTGGAAAAAACCTACGACAAGTCGATGGGTTCGTTCAAGGACCACGAAGTGACCGAAGGTACTGTCATCTCTATCAACAAGCGCGAGGTGGTGGTTAACATCGGTGCTAAGTCGGACGGCATCATTCCCTACAACGAGTTCCGCTACAATCCCGACCTCAAGGTGGGCGACACCGTAGAAGTCTATGTGGAGTCGCAGGAGGATCGCAAGGGGCAGCTTGTGCTCTCACACAAGAAAGCCCGTGCATCCAAGAGCTGGGAACGCGTTAACCAAGCGCTTGCTAACGACGAAGTCATCAAGGGCTACATCAAGTGCCGCACCAAGGGTGGCATGATTGTAGACGTGTTTGGCATCGAGGCCTTCCTGCCCGGCAGCCAGATCGACGTGAAGCCCATACGCGACTACGATGTCTTCGTTGGCAAAACGATGGAGTTCAAGGTTGTGAAGATCAACCAAGAGTTCAAGAATGTTGTGGTATCGCACAAAGCTCTCATCGAGGCAGAGCTTGAGCAGCAACGCAAAGAAATCATTTCTCATCTCGAGAAAGGCCAAGTGCTCGAGGGCACAGTCAAAAACATCACCCCCTATGGCGTGTTTATCGACCTGGGTGGCGTCGACGGCCTCATTCACATCACCGACCTCTCGTGGGGCCGCGTGAACAACCCTGCCGACATTGTTCAACCCGACCAGAAGCTGAATGTGGTGATTCTCGACTTTGACGAGGAGAAGAAGCGCATAGCACTGGGCCTGAAGCAACTGCAGCCACACCCGTGGGACAAGCTGGATCCCAACTTGAAGGTGGGCGACCGCGTGAAGGGCAAGGTTGTGGTCATGACCGACTACGGTGCATTTGTGGAGATTGCTCCCGGTGTCGAGGGCTTGATCCACGTGAGCGAGATGAGCTGGTCGCAGCACCTGCGCAGCGCTCAAGACTTCATGAAGGTGGGCGACGAGGTAGAGGCCCAAATCCTCACTCTCGACCGCGAGGAGCGCAAGATGTCGCTCGGCATCAAGCAGCTCAAGCCCGATCCATGGGAGAATATCGAAGAGAAATATCCTGTAGGCAGCAAGCACACTGCCAAGGTGCGCAACTTCACCAACTTCGGCGTGTTTGTCGAGCTTGAAGAGGGTGTCGACGGTCTGATTCACATCAGCGACCTGAGCTGGACCAAGAAGATCAAGCACCCGAGCGAGTTCACTCAAATAGGTGCCGACATCGACGTGATGGTTCTGGAGATCGACAAGGAGAACCGCCGCCTGAGCTTGAGCCACAAGCAGCTCGAAGAGAATCCCTGGGATGTGTTTGAGACCATCTTCAAGGTGGGCAGCATCCACGAGGGCACTATCACCGAGATGCTCGACAAGGGCGCAGTCATCAGCCTGCCCTATGGCGTCGAGGGCTTTGCCACTCCCAAGCACCTGGTGAAGGAAGACGGCACTCAGGCCAAGAAAGACGAGAAACTGCCCTTCAAGGTGATTGAGTTCAACAAGGATGCCAAGCGCATCATTCTCTCGCACAGCCGCATCTTCGAAGACAAGCAGAAAGATGAGAACCGCAAGGCTCACAAGGGCAACAAGCGCGAGGAAGAGCCAATGATCAACAACACCATCGAGAAGACCACCCTGGGCGACATCAGCCAGCTGGCTGAGCTCAAGGCCAAGCTCGAGAAGGGTGAGCAGAAGTAATCTCTATCTCGCTACAGGACACAACCAGATTTTTTTTCTGAACACAAATAGCGCAAGCGGCAACCGCAACAGGGGGTTGCCGCTTGCTTTTTTTTATTTGTATCATTCACCAAAAAGTATTACATTTGCAACGCATTTAGAGAAAACCCGATGAAACGCGTTGCGTTGCTCATATTATCCACGCTGGCAACGGCAGTGACGATGCTCACCAGTTGCACACCCGACACCGGCAAGTCGCACGACGACAACAGCCAGGCGGGCAGCGAGGCGCAACAAGCGAGCAGGCAAGAGGTCACGACGCCAGGCACCCCCAAAGCCGACACGCTGACGGGCGTGGCCATAGGCGGTGCCCACTCGAGCATAGAGCTGCAAGATGCACACGGGGGCGAGCATGAGTTCTCCTACCCCGATATCGATCCCAGCAAGGTCGACACCTGGGTTGAAGGCGACACCATGGTGGTGACCTACATCCACAACAGCGACCCCGAGGTGGGCGACAGCGTGCTATCGCTCAGGCAAAGCAATCGTGCCAAGGCCGATGAGTATTAGGGCCTGAAGCATCTCTCTCTAAAGCTTAACGCGAGAAACGCGGTAGTAGCTCAGTTGGTAGAGCGGCGGCTTCCCAAGCCGCAGGTCGCGGGTTCGAGCCCCGTCTACCGCTCAACACGTGTTGCCACGACACAGTGCAAAGCTCAAAACCCATAGTTATGGGTTTTGAGCTTTTTGCGTGTGTAGTGGCACAACTGTTTTTTAACTATTGTTGTACTTGCTGGGCAAGTTATTGGCACTTATACCTTCTATTTTTGCAATAGAAAAAAGAAATGGAGGTAAATGATGAATGCCAATACACTGACAACAACCGACCACGTGATTGCTTCGATCGAGGTGAACGGCCGCATACTGGCCTCGGTGAGCAAGAGCAATTTTTCGAGTCTGCAAGAGGTTGCAAAATTCCTGATAGCAATGGCGGGCAAGTACATAGGCCTTGCCAAGCTCACGATAAGAAACAAGACCCAGGGATGGACGACCACGATGGCCTATGCCATGCGCAACAACACGCCAGCTGCCATGGGCGTCATGGGCCTCAAGGGGGGCACGCCTCGCGACGGGCTGCAGTACCGCCTGTGGTGACACGGCAACTGCCCGGCGACCAGTGCCGCGCCCACATGTTGCAAGTGTGAAATATAGTGGTTAATTTTGCAGGCAGAAAAAGAAACAATCGCCAGCAAAAGAGAAAAAAATGAAGAATACACTCATCGCCATCACGGCTGCCATTGCCCTCGCAGCGACCTCGTGCGGCCACAGCGGGCAAGCCACACGGGCCAGCCAGCCCGACACCCTCGCCCAAGACTTGCAAGACACGGCCACCTTGTGCGGCACGTGGCTCGCCACGACGGCCGCAAGCCAGGACTCGGCCGCGGGCTTCAGGCTCGACGACGGCGGCAAGGCCTCGAGCATCAACAACCGGCAGGTAGCCATCGAGGCCTGGAGTGCAAGCGAGCACCCCGACTCTATCACGCTGATTGCCACAGTGCAGGTCAAGAAGCTGGCAAGGCGCGACACCATGAAATATGCCTACCGGTTTATAAAGCCCGACAGCCTGCTCCTGTACTCGGGCGGCAAGCTCTGGGCGGCCTACGCGCGAAAGAAAAAGAAATAGCCCACCCAGCCGCAGGCAGCACCTGCCCCGCCCCATCGCTCACGGCCCGGGAGGATCCCGCGGGCAATGGACCGATTTCTAAAAAACATTAAATAATCACGGGCCATAACGGCAGATAGCGCTTTTATTAGTAACTTTACAAGCCAGAAATGTATAGGGTTGATTTCGGCTAATGTTAAGATCAGGAATATACAACTAATTCACAAGATATAAGAAAACTTAATAGTACTATTTAAAAAAGAACTGAAAATGGTTTATTCACAAGAAGTACAGAACATGTGCTGCGTAGCTAAGGGTGCTAACCACCCTTCTGCTCCAATTCCAGAGGAGGGAAAATGGGTTAGGTCGAAAGAAATAAAAGACGTTTCGGGCTTCTCTCACGGCATCGGGTGGTGCGCTCCTCAGCAAGGAGCCTGCAAGCTCTCGCTCAACGTGAAAGAGGGCGTGATCGAGGAGTGTCTGATCGAGACCATAGGCTGCTCGGGCATGACCCACAGTGCTGCCATGGCTGCCGAGATACTGCCTGGCAAGACCATACTCGAGGCGCTCAACACCGACCTGGTGTGCGATGCCATCAACACGGCAATGCGCGAGCTCTTCTTGCAGATTGTGTATGGCCGCACCCAGTCGGCCTTCTCCGAGGGCGGCCTGGTCGTGGGCGCATCGCTCGAAGACCTGGGCAAGGGCCTGCGCAGCCAGGTGGGCACCATGTTTGGCACCAAGGCCAAGGGTGTGCGCTATCTTGAGATGACCGAGGGCTACGTGACCCGCATGGCACTCGACAAGAACAACGAGGTGATAGGCTACGAGTTCCTGAGCCTGGGCAAGTTTACCGATGCCTTGAAGAAGGGCAAGACCCCCGAGGAGGCGCTTGCAGGGGCCAAGGGCCACTACGGACGTTTTGAGAATGCAGCTAAATATATTGACCCACGTAAAGAATAATAAGGAGGAGGATACAAAATTATGATGAGAAAAGTTAACTACGAGTCACAAGACCGTCGCGAGAAGCAAGTGCTCGCTGCACTCAATGCCGCAGGCATCAAAGACGTGGAAGAGGCCAACGCCATCTGCGACAAGTATGGTATCGATCCTTATAAGACTTGCGAAGAGACCCAGCAGATATGCTTTGAGAACGCCAAGTGGGCCTATGTGGTGGGCGCAGCTATCGCGCTCAAGAAAGGCTGCAAGAACGCTGCCGACGCTGCCGAGGCCATTGGCCTGGGCCTGCAGGCCTTCTGCATTCCTGGCTCGGTGGCCGACGACCGCAAGGTGGGCCTGGGCCACGGCAACCTGGCTGCACGCCTGCTGCGCGACGAGACCAAGTGCTTTGCCTTCCTGGCCGGCCACGAGTCGTTTGCCGCTGCCGAGGGTGCCATCAAGATTGCCGGCGCTGCCAACAAGGTGCGCAAAGAGCCCCTGCGCGTGATACTGAACGGCCTGGGCAAGGATGCCGCCAAGATCATAAGCCGCATCAACGGTTTCACCTATGTGCGCACCGAGTTTGACTACTTCACCGGCGAGCTCAAGGTGGTGGAAGAGACTCCCTACAGCGACGGCGAGCGTGCCAAGGTGAAATGCTATGGCGCCGACGACGTGCGCGAGGGCGTAGCCATCATGTGGAAAGAGGGCGTCGACGTGTCGATCACCGGCAACTCGACCAACCCTACCCGCTTCCAGCACCCCGTGGCAGGCACCTACAAGAAGGAGCGCCTGGCAGCAGGCAAGCCCTACTTCAGCGTGGCATCGGGCGGCGGCACAGGCCGCACACTGCACCCCGACAACATGGCTGCCGGCCCGGCTTCCTATGGCATGACCGACACCATGGGCCGCATGCACAGCGACGCCCAGTTTGCCGGCTCGAGCTCGGTTCCGGCCCACGTTGAGATGATGGGCTACCTGGGCATGGGCAACAACCCCATGGTGGGCTGCACCGTGGCCGTGGCCGTCGACGTGGCTCAAGCGCTCGCAAAATAAGCAATAAGCAATATATATTGCGACACACACATTTCTGCAGGGCACACTCTTGTGTGTGCCCTGCAGTTTTTTTTTCAAATTGGGCGACTCGCCTATAGAACAACGCGACAGCCCCTGCAACACACTAAAGGTTGCAGGGGCTGTCGCAATATAACTTTCTCTACTTGGGTTGCTGGCTGCCGAGCTTCTACTCGATGCTCGACTTGATGGTGTCGATGACGCGCTGGGCATCGTCGCGCGTCACCATGGGACCACTGGGCAGGCACAACCCGCGCTTGAACAACGACTCGCTCACACCGTTCACATAGGCGGGAGCATCCTTGTAGACTGGTTGCTTGTGCATAGGTTTCCACAGTGGCCGACTCTCGATATTAGCCTTGTCGAGAGCCAGGCGCATTGCCTCGACGGCTTTGTCGGGCTCACAGCCAGTGTGGGCATCGCGAGCCTGCATCACCACGCCGGCAGCACCACCCACTGCCCCATGCACCACAGTAGCATAGGCGCGATCCTCGCCCTTGACGTGCACACCTGGAGCCAGGGTGATGGTGTTGAGCCAGAAGTTGCTGTCGTAGCGGTTGCTTGGGTTGTCGTGAAAATCGATACCGTCGCAGTGGGCAAAGGCCTGGGCATACATCTTGGCCAGCATGCGATGGTGGGCCAGGTGCTCATCGAGCACTGTCATCTGGCCGCGCCCTATACCTGCACATATGTTGCTCATGCGGTAGTTGTAGCCTATGTCGACGTGCTGATAGTAGGGATAGCTTTGACGGGCCTGGGTGGCATAATACATGATCTTGTTTTTGGTCGCCACATCGGGGCACACCAGTGCGCCACCACCCGAGGTGGTGATCATTTTGTTGCCGTTGAACGACATGATGCCAAACTGCCCGAACGTGCCCACCACCTTGCCGTCGAACCGTGAGCCAAAAGCCTCGGCACTGTCCTCGATGAGCGGTATGTCGTACTTGCCAGCAATGGCCACAATCTCGTCGATGCGGGCCGGCATGCCATAGAGGTAGACCACGATAATGGCCTTGGGCTTCTTGCCCGTCTTGTTGATGCGGTCGACGATGGCCCGCTCCAGTAGATCGGGGTCCATATTCCACGACCCAGGCTCAGAGTCGACAAAGACGGGAGTGGCACCCTGGTAGACCACGGGGTGGCTCGAAGCACAGAAAGTGAACGACTGGCACATCACCTCATCGCCGCGGCCCACGCCCAGCGCCACCAGCGCCAGGTGCACTGCCGCAGTGCCCGACGACAAGGCCACTATTTCTTTGCCTCCGCCGCACATCTGCTTCAAGTCGTCTTCAAATGCGTTCACATTGGGACCAAGCGGCACCACCCAGTTGGTGTCGAATGCCTCTTGAATGTATTTCATTTCGTTGCCGCTCATGTGAGCCAGGCACAGTAACACACGCTTATTTTCCATAAAATATCTCTTCTATTATCAAATATTATCAGTTCCAACTTCACAAGGGCTTAACTGCCTTTGCAGGCACTCCCACATAAAGGTAGCCATTTTTGGGGTCTCGTATCATCACCCCACCAGCACCCAAATGGACACGATTGTCTATTTTAATCTGCTGTATCACGATACTTCCAACTCCCAAAAAGTTGCAGTCTCCGATTTCCACATTCCCAGAAATGCGCACCTCGGGCATGATGCAATTGTAATTACCCACAACCACATCATGTCGCAACGACACTCCTCCATTGAGCAAGTTGAAATTGCCGATACTAGTTCCACACGAAACCATGCAATGCTGCAGGATGATATTGCCCACGCCTATCGAAAAAGTTTCAGGGTCAACGATTTCAAACGACGGGTCAATGAGGTTGGGATACGATACTCTAGGGTTATCAATGGCGTTCTTGATTTTAAAAACAAGGTCAGGATTACCGAGGGCAATTGAAAGGGCAATATCATGAGGCCAGGCGTTGAGGACATCGATGCCTCCCAGCACCTTGCCATAGTGAGATATTGGCTGGCCAACAGGAAGTCCGTCGTCGAAAAAACCAACGAAATTCCAGCTTTCACCGCTTTTATTCAATCGGTCGATGAGGCAAGCAGTTTCCCTTCCCATGCCACCTGCTCCAAAAATTGCAATATCTTTCATTATAGTCAACTGTTTCCGTTGAAAGGCTCCATTGTAGCATCACCGCTCTCATTGATGCCTTCGCGACGAAACACCCTTTTTATTGTAGTGAAAATGACGCTAATATCGGTTTTCAGGGAGAGGTGATCGACATACCACACGTCGAGCTTGAATTTTTCGGCCCACGAGATGGCGTTACGGCCGTGACACTGGGCCCAGCCAGTGATGCCTGGGCGCACGTCGTGGCGACGGGCCTGCTCGGGGCTGTAGAGCGGCAAGTACTGTGGCAGCAGAGGCCGGGGGCCGATAAGGGCCATGTCGCCCTTGAGCACGTTGACGAGCTGTGGCAGTTCGTCGATCGAGGTGGAGCGCACGAAGCGGCCCACACGGGTGAGGCGCTGCATGTCGGGGAGCAATGTGCCATCGGCAGCCCGCTCATCGGTCATGGTCTTGAACTTGATGATTTTAAACAGCTTGCCATGCAAGCCAGGCCGCTCCTGAAGAAAAAAAGCGCCAGCCCCCTTGTTGGCAAAATGCAGCCACACGGTCACGACAAGCAACAACGGGCTCAAGCACACCAAGGCCAGGAGTGCAAGCACAAAATCGAATATTCGCTTAAAGAAATGCCTGTACATAAAAGAATCTAAATCATTATAAACCATCGAAATGCGAGGAATTCAGCAGTCTTCGGTGGTGATTTTCTCGGCTATACATTGCGCATAGAAGTCTTTGAGGCAACGACGCACATAGCCTTGCTCGTAGCGGCTGGCCACCATGGGGCGCGCACGGCTTGCCATAGCGTGCACCCAAGCCGTCTCATTGAGAAAACGCTTCATCGCCATATAGAGGGCATGGGCATCGCGCGGAGGAATGATAGTGCCATTCACGCCCTCCTCAATAATCTCGCGACTGCCATTAATGTCGGTCACAATACTGGGCAAGCCCATTGCCCCAGCCTCGATCACCACATTTGGGAAACCCTCACGGTAGCTGGGAAAGACCAATGCATCGGCCATTTCATAAAACGGTCTCACATCGTCTTTAGGTCCCACTACTTGTATGGCGGCATTGCTTTGCATCTCGGCAACAGTCGCCGGCAAAACTGGGTCGAGGTCATCCTCGCTTTGCCCCACAAGCAGGAGCCGCGTGTCACGACGCTCTTGATTAAGCTGCTTGAATGCACTCACCAGCTCGTTGATACCCTTGTCAGCCACAATGCGACCCACAAAGACAAAGGTAAAGATGTGACCGCGACCTTCATTGTCGACGTGGGTGGTGGCACGCGGTTTCCAATAGTCAAGATCGACACCTCGCACATTGCCAAAGCCAAGCACCTTGATGGGCTTGCGAGTGATGTGGTGATTGAGCAAGTCGGCTTTAACGCCTTCGCCCTCGGGAATGACATGAGTGGCGCAAGCACAAGTGATCCAGTCGGTGAACATGAGTAATCGCCGCTTCAGCCCCGTTGCCGTGGGCCACACCAGCCCGGTAAAGGTGTGGATGCGCACTGGCACTCTTGCCAGCCAGGCGGAAATCATGCATATCAAACCTGCCTTGGGGGTCATCGAGTGGACGATGTCGGGGCGCTCTCGGTGCATAACCCAAGTCATGCGCCACAGCGACTTCAAGTCGCTCATCGGGCTGATGTGTCGCTGCATGGGCACAGCAATGGTACGGCAGCCTTCACGTTTTTCCACTTCTTGCAACTCAGGCCCAGGACTAGAAACAGCCACAACATCGTAGCCTTCTTGCCTGAGCTCCTTCAACACACCGCGGCAAAAAGAATTGAGCGAGGTGGGCACCGTCGTGGCACGCAGCAGTTTTACAGATTTGGACATATTTCTTGATAAACTTCGTTGTACTTCTTGGCCATCAGGCTGATGTCGTATTGCTTTGCTCTTGCCTGGCAACGCTCGGCCACACGGCGATACTCCACAGGGGTCTCGCAAAGTTGCCGAATTGCCGAGGCCAGCGCTCTGTAATCTTGATGAGGAAAGAGAATTCCGTATCCTTTCACGATTTCTCGCAAGCCATCGACATCGCTGGCAACAAACGGGCGCCCCGATGCCATACCCTCGATGCTCGAGAGAGAAAGCCCCTCCCAGTGCGACGAGAGCACAACCACATCGCTATGGGCAAGGATATCGGGTATGTCGGTCCTGATGCCGAGCAGTTTCACCCTATCGCCAAGCTGCAACTTGGCTATGAGATTTTCAAGCTCGCCACGACGGGGCCCGTCGCCCACAAGTTGCAGACTATAGTTGCCCGGCAATTGTGCCATTGCACGAATGAGCGTGTCCTGGTCCTTTTGATGTCGAAAGCCAGCAATCATGGATACAACAAATTCAGTTTCTTTGGCAACATCTTTTATTGCATGAAGAAAACTGTCGACCCACACTCCATTGAAAATGACAGTCATGTTTTTATTGGTTCCAAGATGTGCCGTCAAATTTTGATACGTCTGTTGGGCTATGCATATAATGCGGGAATAACGAGCATACATCCATCGGTCTATCAACTTAAAAATCGATTTACCTCGGCGGCGATTGGTAGCATTGTGCTCAGTTGTGACCAATTTTGCTCCCCCTAAAGTCATCATCTTGGCTATTGGTGCGAAGAACTGACATGCAGTATTGTGCGTGTGGACGACATCGTAGCGTCGCATGTACTTGCAAAGCCCAATTATGTTTTTGGGGTGATACGGGCTCCCGCCAAGGCCGAGGTGGCGTATTGTGACACCCTCCTCCTCAAGTTGCTGCATGAAGGGTGTGGGCGTGCCGTCAAAAACCAACAACTCCACATCATTGCCCAAGGCACGCAATGCAGGCAGCAAGTCGACCATCAAGTGCTCGGCCCCTCCAGTGCGCAACGAAGTGATCACATGCAAAATTCTCATTTCATTACAGGATAAACTATAAAATTAGCTATAGTCGAACTTTCTCTTTGTATAATCTTTCATAGATTACCTATGACAATCGAATTGTCAGAAACATCAAAGTCCACAAATACTCTAATACTACTTTTTAAATTTCATTTGTTTATCTGACTTAACCTTATGCCGAATTAATAAAAACAACATAATTCCAGCAGGAATAGCGAGTATAGTCATAAGTTTCTTAGGACTTTCACTAACAAATTTCCAATTCTTGCTAATCATGCAGCTGGAAACGTAATGAGCACACACGATGAATTGTCGTTTTAATTTGTGAGTTGTGAGCATTTCGGTTTTGCGAAAGAAAGCAAAACCGCGGGGATTGCTCCAGTACTGCTTATACATGCTAAAACTTGAACCATCTGGCTGATACTCCACGATAACCAAGGGTTTATTTAACGTTAACAGTTTCCAATCTTGGTCGATAAGCATGTACTTATAGGCCAACCCCACATATTTTTCTCCAGGGAAAATTGGATAATCAGGATATTGATTGATAATTGCAGTACGATACACCAATTTTTTATCACCACTACCCCCAGATTCATAAAAGCCCTGCAAAGTGGTTTCCTTCATATCTTTAGGGAAAGCACTACCGATGACGTGCTCATCTTCGGTTATATCAAGCCCAACGATGCCAGCATATTTTTCACTGCCACTTTTCTTCCAAAAACTCACGATTTTCTCGACGGCATCATCTGGCATCCAGTCGTCGCTGTCAATGCAAGTATTCAGCTCAGTGTCTATGTGCTTGTAAGCGGTGTTGTGAGCACCGTGCATGCCTTGGTTTTCTTGGTAAATGTAGATGATCTCGATTTTATCATCGGCAATCCAACCATTCACCAGCTGACGGGTGCCGTCGGTGCTGCCGTCGTCCACGATGAGCCACTTGAAGTCTTTGCACGTTTGGCGGCACAGGCTATCATAGGTGCGGCCCAGGGTGTGGGCGCGGTTGTAGGCAGGGGTGAAGACGGTCAACGTTTTCATAACCTATCTCTAATAATAAATTTATATAACGGGCGAACAACAAGTAACAATAAAGGAAACGAAATCAACAGAATTTGTCCTCGTGCCTTTATTGATTCCTTTGATTTAATGAAATAAATTGGTTTATAAGTGACGTTGAGTTCTGAAAGAGTATTTTTAAATCTCTTGATTTCTTTAATGCTGATATTGCTTCGCAATATCTGACCCAAAGCCAATCCACAGAAACTCTTTTTATAATACAAACAACGATTACTGAACGTAATATCGGTGGAGGCTTTTTCTAAGCCATAAAAGAAACGGGCAACATCCACCTCTGCGCTTATTCTCTCTTTTATTAAAGAAGAAGACTGCGAGTGTGTAATTGAATTTTTTCTAAGAACATAAGTGTAGATTTTGCTTGTAACCTTTGCCACCTTGTTACATTTCAATTCAAATTTTGTATTAAAAACGGAATCTTCTCCCACTTTATAATTTTCAAATAATAGCTTGTTTTGTTTGATAACATCTAGCCTATATAATAGAGTAGAACATAAGCCCATATGGTAATGATTAAAAAAATCATATCCAGTACCTTCCCAAACTAACCTGCCATCTTCACAACGCAAGTCTGGCGAGAATTTGTAATCCTTCTCCTTAACAACATCCATTTCAAAAGAGACTGCATCCAACGAAGCATCCTTTGCCACGAAATTATGAAAAAGATAGTAAT
This window contains:
- a CDS encoding DegT/DnrJ/EryC1/StrS family aminotransferase; the protein is MENKRVLLCLAHMSGNEMKYIQEAFDTNWVVPLGPNVNAFEDDLKQMCGGGKEIVALSSGTAAVHLALVALGVGRGDEVMCQSFTFCASSHPVVYQGATPVFVDSEPGSWNMDPDLLERAIVDRINKTGKKPKAIIVVYLYGMPARIDEIVAIAGKYDIPLIEDSAEAFGSRFDGKVVGTFGQFGIMSFNGNKMITTSGGGALVCPDVATKNKIMYYATQARQSYPYYQHVDIGYNYRMSNICAGIGRGQMTVLDEHLAHHRMLAKMYAQAFAHCDGIDFHDNPSNRYDSNFWLNTITLAPGVHVKGEDRAYATVVHGAVGGAAGVVMQARDAHTGCEPDKAVEAMRLALDKANIESRPLWKPMHKQPVYKDAPAYVNGVSESLFKRGLCLPSGPMVTRDDAQRVIDTIKSSIE
- a CDS encoding GGGtGRT protein, which produces MMRKVNYESQDRREKQVLAALNAAGIKDVEEANAICDKYGIDPYKTCEETQQICFENAKWAYVVGAAIALKKGCKNAADAAEAIGLGLQAFCIPGSVADDRKVGLGHGNLAARLLRDETKCFAFLAGHESFAAAEGAIKIAGAANKVRKEPLRVILNGLGKDAAKIISRINGFTYVRTEFDYFTGELKVVEETPYSDGERAKVKCYGADDVREGVAIMWKEGVDVSITGNSTNPTRFQHPVAGTYKKERLAAGKPYFSVASGGGTGRTLHPDNMAAGPASYGMTDTMGRMHSDAQFAGSSSVPAHVEMMGYLGMGNNPMVGCTVAVAVDVAQALAK
- a CDS encoding serine acetyltransferase, with the translated sequence MKDIAIFGAGGMGRETACLIDRLNKSGESWNFVGFFDDGLPVGQPISHYGKVLGGIDVLNAWPHDIALSIALGNPDLVFKIKNAIDNPRVSYPNLIDPSFEIVDPETFSIGVGNIILQHCMVSCGTSIGNFNLLNGGVSLRHDVVVGNYNCIMPEVRISGNVEIGDCNFLGVGSIVIQQIKIDNRVHLGAGGVMIRDPKNGYLYVGVPAKAVKPL
- the rpsA gene encoding 30S ribosomal protein S1, translated to MSEELKNSPIEDFDWEAFEKGDTQGEKSREELEKTYDKSMGSFKDHEVTEGTVISINKREVVVNIGAKSDGIIPYNEFRYNPDLKVGDTVEVYVESQEDRKGQLVLSHKKARASKSWERVNQALANDEVIKGYIKCRTKGGMIVDVFGIEAFLPGSQIDVKPIRDYDVFVGKTMEFKVVKINQEFKNVVVSHKALIEAELEQQRKEIISHLEKGQVLEGTVKNITPYGVFIDLGGVDGLIHITDLSWGRVNNPADIVQPDQKLNVVILDFDEEKKRIALGLKQLQPHPWDKLDPNLKVGDRVKGKVVVMTDYGAFVEIAPGVEGLIHVSEMSWSQHLRSAQDFMKVGDEVEAQILTLDREERKMSLGIKQLKPDPWENIEEKYPVGSKHTAKVRNFTNFGVFVELEEGVDGLIHISDLSWTKKIKHPSEFTQIGADIDVMVLEIDKENRRLSLSHKQLEENPWDVFETIFKVGSIHEGTITEMLDKGAVISLPYGVEGFATPKHLVKEDGTQAKKDEKLPFKVIEFNKDAKRIILSHSRIFEDKQKDENRKAHKGNKREEEPMINNTIEKTTLGDISQLAELKAKLEKGEQK
- a CDS encoding iron-sulfur cluster assembly scaffold protein translates to MVYSQEVQNMCCVAKGANHPSAPIPEEGKWVRSKEIKDVSGFSHGIGWCAPQQGACKLSLNVKEGVIEECLIETIGCSGMTHSAAMAAEILPGKTILEALNTDLVCDAINTAMRELFLQIVYGRTQSAFSEGGLVVGASLEDLGKGLRSQVGTMFGTKAKGVRYLEMTEGYVTRMALDKNNEVIGYEFLSLGKFTDALKKGKTPEEALAGAKGHYGRFENAAKYIDPRKE
- a CDS encoding lipocalin family protein; this encodes MKNTLIAITAAIALAATSCGHSGQATRASQPDTLAQDLQDTATLCGTWLATTAASQDSAAGFRLDDGGKASSINNRQVAIEAWSASEHPDSITLIATVQVKKLARRDTMKYAYRFIKPDSLLLYSGGKLWAAYARKKKK